The Miscanthus floridulus cultivar M001 chromosome 7, ASM1932011v1, whole genome shotgun sequence genome includes a region encoding these proteins:
- the LOC136465189 gene encoding receptor-like protein 3: MPLSSSTLTLVVLLLLSMASRARPCTGQEKSSLVRFITGLSWDGDLAKSSWRNNNGTAADCCSWEGITCSGGGGVVTEVSLPGRGLRGPISPALGDLTGLRRLNLSHNSLSRELPLEQLLKSSSPSGLVAIDVSFDRLEGELRELPSSNSTWLLQVLNISSNQFTGEFPSATWQAMDDLVVLNASNNSFHGRMPTSFCISSSLSFAVLGLCYNQFSGRILASLGICSELRVLRAGHNRFSGALPDELFNASSLEHLSLPNNGLYGKLGAAHIANLRNLAHLDLGGNGLDGKIPDSIGELRRLEVFRLDHNNMSGELPPALSNCTNLMTVDLKNNYFSRELTRIEFSALTNLKTLDLLFNGFTGTIPKSIFSCSNLSALRLADNKLHEQISPGIVNLKSLVFLSLAFNNFTNITNTLHVLKDCKNLTILLTNSNYKGEAMPEDEAIEGFQNLRILSLARFSLSGKIPLWLSKLKNLNVLFLQNN; this comes from the coding sequence ATGCCATTGTCCAGCTCCACCCTCACACTCGTCGTCTTGCTGCTGCTCTCCATGGCTTCTCGTGCCAGGCCATGCACTGGCCAGGAGAAGAGCTCCCTCGTCCGCTTCATCACGGGGCTCTCATGGGACGGCGACCTTGCCAAGTCATCGTGGCGGAATAATAATGGCACGGCAGCCGACTGCTGCTCGTGGGAAGGCATCACCTGCAGTGGAGGTGGCGGGGTGGTCACTGAGGTCTCCTTGCCCGGTAGAGGACTCCGGGGGCCCATCTCGCCGGCCCTCGGTGACCTCACCGGCCTGCGCCGCCTCAACCTCTCCCACAACTCGCTGTCCCGCGAGCTGCCACTGGAGCAGCTCCTGAAGTCGTCCTCTCCCAGTGGCTTAGTCGCCATCGACGTCAGCTTCGACCGCCTCGAGGGAGAGCTGCGCGAGCTGCCATCATCTAATTCAACCTGGCTATTGCAGGTACTGAACATCTCCAGCAACCAATTTACAGGGGAGTTCCCGTCAGCCACGTGGCAGGCCATGGATGATCTAGTCGTGCTCAATGCCAGCAACAACAGCTTCCATGGAAGGATGCCTACTTCCTTCTGCATTAGCTCATCGTTGTCCTTCGCCGTGCTTGGCCTCTGCTACAACCAGTTCAGTGGACGCATCCTGGCTAGTCTAGGTATCTGCTCTGAGCTCAGAGTACTCAGGGCTGGGCACAACAGATTCAGTGGGGCTCTCCCGGATGAACTCTTCAACGcttcctcattggagcacctctCTCTTCCCAACAATGGCTTGTATGGAAAGCTTGGTGCTGCACATATAGCCAACCTCAGAAATCTGGCCCATCTTGATCTTGGAGGCAATGGGCTAGATGGAAAGATCCCAGACTCCATAGGTGAGCTCCGGAGACTCGAGGTGTTTCGTCTGGACCATAACAACATGTCCGGAGAGCTGCCACCAGCCTTGAGCAACTGCACAAATCTCATGACGGTTGACCTTAAGAACAACTATTTCAGCAGAGAGCTTACCAGGATCGAGTTCTCTGCCCTGACCAATCTGAAGACATTGGATCTTCTGTTCAACGGCTTCACCGGCACGATCCCAAAAAGCATCTTCTCGTGCAGCAATCTGAGTGCATTGCGGCTGGCTGACAACAAACTACATGAGCAGATTTCACCGGGGATAGTCAACCTCAAGTCTCTTGTTTTCCTATCACTTGCTTTCAACAATTTTACAAACATCACCAACACGCTCCATGTCCTCAAGGATTGTAAGAACCTCACCATCCTGCTTACTAATAGTAACTACAAGGGTGAAGCCATGCCGGAAGATGAAGCGATTGAAGGATTTCAGAATCTTCGGATTCTCTCCCTAGCTAGGTTCTCATTATCAGGGAAGATACCACTTTGGCTATCGAAGCTCAAGAATCTGAATGTGCTGTTTTTGCAAAAtaattga